The Belonocnema kinseyi isolate 2016_QV_RU_SX_M_011 chromosome 10, B_treatae_v1, whole genome shotgun sequence genome has a window encoding:
- the LOC117182024 gene encoding histone H3.3-like, whose amino-acid sequence MVHHKSQPRSVRSYSTTSSSTSSRQPGTDNSNRAEVIVDRRRKKRRKSRALQEIKFFRRTTKLLIPKVPFVRLVREIIYDLFPRLGIKRIQVPALGALQEAAEMYIVQFFEDAILLAFHAKRVTLMQRDMVMLRRLRGRDDVINR is encoded by the exons ATGGTTCATCACAAGTCACAACCGAG GTCTGTAAGAAGTTATTCTACTACTTCTAGTTCAACATCAAGCAGACAACCAGGAACTGACAATTCAAACAGA GCAGAAGTTATTGTTGATAGAAGACGAAAGAAACGAAGAAAATCTCGCGCCTtgcaagaaataaaattcttcagGCGAACAACAAAATTGCTTATACCGAAAGTTCCATTCGTTCGATTGGTTCGAGAGATTATATACGACTTATTTCCAAGATTGGGAATTAAGAG GATTCAAGTACCTGCCCTTGGAGCTTTGCAAGAAGCTGCTGAGATGTACATAGTACAATTTTTTGAGGATGCCATTCTTCTAGCATTTCATGCTAAGCGAGTTACACTGATGCAAAGAGATATGGTCATGTTACGACGTCTTCGAGGACGTGATGATGTTATTAATAGATAG